One genomic segment of Verrucomicrobiia bacterium includes these proteins:
- a CDS encoding M20/M25/M40 family metallo-hydrolase codes for MATFAFQPAFSQTPYPADSTLALPEVEALVNPRVDVAEATQVAPLETSEKEFVKFLDGKKDEMVALLKEIVEINSGSRNAAGIDAVGKILSERLIKLGFKEELIPAKAETLDVAGERKIETSGPWRILRKAGKGKKALLMGHLDTVFEPESGFLKLVRFAETPEDSAVGPGVADMKGGLVVIVFALEALNQTGLLKNKDVTVFFNGDEETGSKFSQGKMFAEAKRADFCLNFEEGRDVPYGGIVVARKGTAGATITCHGRAAHAGNQHYLGINAALELSQKLLELSKLSDYKRGITASPGVIDLGPFAKSNRVPDFARAEVDFRYLNPADTSYLRAKVEEICRQVYLRNPWTGEEAKTEVEFELGFPPMRPDTARYRWAGEVLALARLLNVPAGVKGSAGGSDASVAALAGCPTLDALGPIGGASHTTDEWVHLNTLLDRAKLTTLILSRIWKKK; via the coding sequence ATGGCAACATTTGCCTTTCAACCGGCGTTTTCCCAAACCCCGTACCCCGCGGACAGCACGTTGGCTTTGCCGGAAGTCGAGGCGCTGGTCAACCCAAGAGTAGATGTGGCCGAAGCGACCCAGGTTGCCCCGCTCGAAACCAGTGAAAAAGAGTTTGTGAAGTTTTTGGACGGCAAAAAAGATGAAATGGTCGCCCTTTTAAAAGAAATCGTCGAAATCAATTCCGGCAGCCGGAATGCAGCGGGCATCGACGCGGTCGGCAAAATTCTTTCTGAACGACTAATCAAGCTCGGATTCAAAGAGGAACTCATCCCGGCCAAAGCGGAAACGCTGGATGTCGCCGGGGAAAGGAAAATTGAAACTTCCGGTCCTTGGCGGATTTTGCGCAAAGCCGGAAAAGGGAAAAAAGCGCTTTTGATGGGGCATTTAGACACCGTTTTCGAGCCGGAAAGCGGCTTTCTCAAACTTGTCCGTTTTGCCGAAACTCCGGAAGATTCAGCCGTCGGCCCCGGCGTGGCCGATATGAAGGGCGGTCTGGTCGTAATCGTTTTCGCCCTCGAAGCGCTGAACCAGACCGGGCTTTTGAAGAATAAAGATGTCACCGTTTTTTTCAACGGCGACGAGGAGACCGGCTCCAAATTCTCGCAGGGTAAAATGTTTGCCGAAGCCAAACGGGCCGATTTTTGCCTGAACTTTGAAGAAGGGCGGGATGTGCCGTACGGCGGCATAGTCGTCGCTCGTAAAGGCACTGCTGGTGCGACGATTACCTGTCATGGCCGCGCCGCCCACGCTGGAAATCAGCATTACTTGGGAATCAACGCCGCCCTCGAGCTTTCGCAAAAGCTTTTGGAACTATCCAAGCTTTCCGATTACAAGCGTGGCATCACGGCCAGTCCCGGCGTCATTGACTTGGGCCCTTTCGCCAAATCCAATCGCGTGCCCGATTTTGCCCGAGCCGAAGTCGATTTCCGCTATCTGAACCCAGCCGACACAAGCTACCTGCGCGCCAAAGTGGAGGAAATCTGCCGCCAAGTTTATCTGCGCAACCCTTGGACGGGAGAGGAGGCCAAAACCGAAGTGGAATTTGAACTCGGCTTTCCGCCGATGCGGCCGGACACTGCCCGCTACCGCTGGGCGGGCGAGGTCCTGGCCTTGGCGCGGCTTTTGAACGTCCCTGCCGGGGTCAAAGGTTCCGCCGGCGGGTCGGATGCCTCCGTGGCGGCGTTGGCCGGATGCCCGACTCTGGATGCTCTGGGCCCCATCGGCGGCGCCAGCCATACTACAGATGAGTGGGTGCATTTGAATACGCTGCTAGATCGCGCCAAACTGACAACGTTGATTTTATCCCGAATCTGGAAGAAAAAGTAA
- the larE gene encoding ATP-dependent sacrificial sulfur transferase LarE — protein sequence MPWGFIIFFLMDASNKFETLKNNLRGYEKVLVSFSGGVDSSFVLWAASQVLPKENVFAVTAVSASLAPEELKEAKELAQSFGFGNNHWLIETQELEIEGYRVNQPSRCFFCKDELYSKLSELAEEHSIPHILDGFNASDVGDFRPGRKAGEKWRIKSPLLEAGLTKPEIREIARAHNLGFWNKPQMACLSSRIPYGQEVTVEKLSQVARAEQVLHQLGFRQVRVRHHEKIARIEVEPEEWSRFSDFELRAQIQNELRELGFLYVTLDLVGYRTGSLNEVLKKGASNGG from the coding sequence TTGCCATGGGGATTTATTATCTTTTTCTTGATGGATGCGTCAAACAAGTTTGAAACGCTGAAAAATAACCTCCGCGGCTATGAAAAAGTACTGGTGTCCTTTTCGGGCGGCGTCGATTCCTCTTTTGTGCTGTGGGCAGCTTCCCAGGTTTTGCCCAAGGAGAACGTTTTTGCTGTAACGGCGGTTTCCGCCAGCTTGGCCCCGGAAGAACTGAAAGAAGCGAAGGAACTGGCACAAAGTTTCGGCTTCGGCAACAATCACTGGCTTATCGAAACCCAGGAACTGGAAATCGAGGGGTATCGGGTCAATCAACCCTCCCGCTGTTTTTTCTGCAAAGATGAGCTGTATTCCAAGTTGTCCGAATTGGCAGAGGAGCACTCCATTCCGCACATTCTGGACGGTTTCAACGCTTCCGACGTCGGGGATTTTCGCCCCGGACGGAAAGCGGGAGAAAAATGGCGGATTAAAAGCCCGCTTTTGGAGGCCGGGCTGACCAAGCCGGAAATACGGGAGATTGCCCGGGCGCACAACTTGGGTTTCTGGAACAAACCGCAGATGGCCTGTTTGTCTTCGAGAATTCCGTACGGACAGGAGGTTACCGTGGAAAAGCTTTCACAGGTGGCGCGGGCCGAACAGGTGTTGCACCAACTCGGCTTCCGGCAGGTGCGGGTGCGGCATCATGAAAAAATCGCCCGCATCGAAGTGGAGCCGGAAGAGTGGAGCCGGTTTTCCGATTTTGAGTTACGCGCGCAAATCCAGAACGAGCTTCGCGAACTTGGGTTTCTTTACGTCACGCTTGACTTGGTTGGCTACCGCACCGGCAGCTTGAACGAGGTTTTGAAAAAGGGGGCCTCAAATGGCGGATGA